The following are encoded in a window of Phytoactinopolyspora mesophila genomic DNA:
- a CDS encoding acetate--CoA ligase family protein, producing MRSQETHDLRVLWDARSIAVIGATDRPRALGRLPVEFLLRYGYGGRIVPVNPKGGTVCGLPAATELTERVDLALVMVPAAAVVDVVRRCGRVGVPVAIIMSSGFVEAGDDGAALQRELVDTAREAGVCVVGPNCIGSVGFRTGQTATFSPLFGAADLPRVPGRVGFATQSGALGFGTVSLALERGIGLHSAVNTGNEAAVSTLDALEALAAEPEVDALLGYTETLADGAALRRLAATGKPLALLKAGSSDAGSKAAASHTGALATSDRVVDAAFRQLGIARARDIDELLDLGAAFSSPHLPRGPRVAVVTTSGGSGILAADAIETTGELTLATLDPATTSALNAIVPAFGATANPVDVTAAVMSDRELLRRALDVVVDDDGVDAVVTCFCVLTGDQVMDIVTAVGEAADRAGKPVFVARTGADFLAPEATEALRKAGLPAYPTPARAVRALAGRWRTARATAGTGASAPVPAAGTALVEAPPPSPGNPAPQRSDEPGLKALLADHGVAVPAGRLAHDPDDAVAAVAELGGHAVVKAVVPGLIHKSEAGGVVGGVTAETARNAYTKVARLGGAVLVEEMVTAEHSLEVLVGVAASPLGQVLTVALGGVLTEVLDDASSRLLPLSREDATEMVAELRGARLLAGYRGAPPLDTAALIDLITAVSEMTIGWPDGFELDLNPVLVLPRGVRVLDAAYIPATPQPDR from the coding sequence ATGCGTAGCCAGGAGACGCACGATCTCCGGGTGCTCTGGGATGCCCGGTCCATCGCCGTGATCGGCGCCACCGACCGCCCCAGAGCACTCGGCCGGCTACCCGTCGAGTTTCTGCTCCGGTATGGCTACGGCGGCCGGATCGTCCCGGTGAACCCGAAGGGCGGCACGGTCTGCGGCTTGCCCGCCGCCACCGAGCTCACCGAACGGGTGGATCTGGCGCTGGTCATGGTCCCCGCCGCCGCCGTTGTCGACGTGGTCCGCCGGTGCGGGCGGGTGGGCGTGCCAGTCGCCATCATCATGTCCAGTGGGTTCGTCGAGGCAGGTGACGACGGCGCGGCACTCCAGCGCGAGCTGGTCGATACCGCCCGCGAGGCGGGGGTGTGCGTCGTCGGCCCGAACTGCATCGGTTCCGTCGGCTTCAGAACCGGACAGACCGCCACATTCAGCCCGCTCTTCGGGGCAGCCGACCTACCCAGGGTGCCGGGCCGGGTCGGGTTCGCCACCCAGTCCGGTGCGCTGGGATTCGGCACCGTCAGCCTCGCGCTCGAACGCGGGATCGGCCTGCACTCTGCCGTCAACACAGGCAACGAAGCCGCGGTCAGCACCCTTGACGCCCTCGAGGCGCTGGCCGCCGAGCCTGAGGTCGACGCCCTGCTCGGCTATACCGAGACCCTGGCCGACGGTGCGGCACTGCGCCGCCTGGCCGCGACCGGAAAGCCACTGGCCCTGCTCAAAGCCGGTTCGAGCGACGCCGGTTCCAAAGCCGCCGCCAGCCACACCGGCGCGCTCGCCACCAGTGACCGGGTCGTCGACGCCGCCTTCCGCCAGCTCGGGATAGCCCGCGCCCGCGACATCGACGAACTGCTGGACCTCGGTGCGGCTTTCAGCAGCCCGCACCTTCCGCGCGGACCCCGGGTGGCAGTGGTGACGACCTCGGGCGGCTCCGGCATCCTGGCCGCCGACGCGATCGAGACCACCGGCGAGCTCACCCTCGCCACACTCGATCCCGCGACCACGAGCGCGCTGAACGCGATCGTGCCCGCCTTCGGCGCGACCGCCAACCCGGTGGACGTCACTGCCGCCGTGATGAGCGACCGCGAACTGCTGCGGCGGGCGCTGGACGTGGTGGTGGACGACGACGGCGTCGACGCCGTCGTGACCTGTTTCTGTGTGCTCACCGGCGACCAGGTGATGGACATCGTCACCGCCGTGGGCGAGGCCGCTGACCGGGCGGGCAAACCCGTGTTCGTCGCCCGTACCGGTGCAGACTTCCTCGCTCCGGAGGCAACCGAGGCGCTGCGCAAGGCCGGTCTTCCCGCCTACCCGACGCCGGCCCGGGCGGTACGCGCGCTCGCGGGCCGGTGGCGAACCGCCCGTGCGACGGCCGGCACGGGCGCCTCAGCCCCCGTCCCCGCGGCGGGAACAGCCCTGGTCGAGGCTCCGCCTCCGTCGCCGGGCAACCCGGCACCACAGCGAAGCGACGAGCCCGGTCTCAAGGCACTGCTGGCCGACCACGGCGTGGCCGTCCCGGCCGGGCGACTGGCACACGATCCGGACGACGCCGTCGCCGCCGTGGCCGAGCTCGGCGGTCACGCCGTCGTCAAGGCTGTCGTGCCAGGACTGATCCACAAGAGTGAGGCCGGTGGCGTCGTCGGCGGCGTCACTGCCGAGACCGCGCGGAACGCCTACACGAAGGTCGCTCGGCTCGGTGGCGCGGTGCTGGTCGAGGAGATGGTGACGGCCGAGCACAGTCTGGAGGTACTGGTAGGCGTCGCAGCCAGCCCACTCGGCCAGGTTCTCACGGTCGCGCTCGGCGGCGTGCTGACCGAGGTGCTCGACGACGCGTCGTCCCGCCTGTTGCCGTTGTCCCGCGAGGACGCCACCGAGATGGTGGCCGAATTGCGCGGCGCCCGTCTGCTGGCCGGGTATCGTGGCGCTCCCCCACTGGACACCGCAGCGCTGATCGACCTGATCACCGCCGTCTCCGAGATGACCATCGGATGGCCGGACGGCTTCGAACTCGATCTCAACCCCGTCCTCGTACTCCCCCGCGGCGTGCGGGTGCTCGACGCCGCCTACATACCAGCCACACCGCAACCGGACCGGTGA
- a CDS encoding AMP-binding protein, with amino-acid sequence MDIATLVDRAARRFGDRIAVEGPDAAGSWQQLSFAALGERVARLAVGLRRLGLEPGDRVLDLQTNSTTYLETDLAIRAAGLVRVALNHRLHPDDWARIAADCRATTLIHDVRFSGDVVGLAADMEHVLVVGVTGDDAARAGGPSSCLETLLDTPAPAAPFSSEADALCGLHYSSGTTGHPKGAQRTHRNWLAGTINMTHDVLGGPPSETDVYCHAGPITHTSGLFVLPFLVAGARQLIMPKWDPERFADAVTRHGVTHTAVVPTMVSRLLALADDTLGPLRDRMKMLGYAGAPMPTEVIRAAHERITANLVQYYGLVEAIPPVTVLDAADHARGLAGEPDLLASAGRTALGVELRVVDSAGQSLPEGEVGEVITRGDHVMRGYWNGSGRTDLGKAVVDGWLHTGDLGRMDNAGRLWLVDRVGDMIITGGYNVYPREVEDVVAEVPGVSQVAVLGVTDPDWGQRVVALYTGEPDVGEDAVISHCRARLASYKRPKQAIRVEAFPLNSTQKIAKKVLRERLERGEEVASWTG; translated from the coding sequence GTGGACATCGCGACACTGGTCGACCGGGCGGCTCGCCGGTTCGGCGACCGGATCGCCGTCGAGGGCCCTGATGCGGCCGGATCGTGGCAGCAGCTGAGTTTCGCCGCCCTCGGCGAACGTGTGGCACGGCTCGCCGTGGGCCTGCGGCGGCTCGGTCTGGAGCCGGGTGATCGCGTCCTCGACCTGCAGACCAACTCGACGACATACCTGGAGACCGACCTCGCGATCCGCGCCGCCGGACTGGTCCGGGTGGCGCTCAACCATCGGCTGCACCCCGACGACTGGGCCCGCATCGCCGCCGACTGCCGCGCGACCACCCTGATCCACGACGTCAGGTTCTCCGGCGACGTCGTCGGCCTGGCCGCTGACATGGAGCACGTTCTGGTCGTCGGCGTCACGGGTGACGACGCGGCCCGGGCGGGCGGGCCGTCGTCGTGCCTGGAGACGCTGCTGGACACGCCGGCTCCGGCCGCCCCGTTCTCCAGCGAGGCTGACGCGTTGTGCGGACTGCACTACTCGTCGGGCACAACGGGTCATCCGAAGGGTGCGCAGCGCACCCACCGCAACTGGCTGGCCGGCACCATCAACATGACACACGACGTGCTCGGCGGGCCACCCAGCGAGACGGACGTGTACTGCCACGCCGGGCCGATCACCCACACGTCCGGGCTGTTTGTCCTGCCGTTCCTGGTTGCCGGGGCACGTCAGCTGATCATGCCGAAATGGGATCCGGAACGTTTCGCTGACGCCGTCACCCGGCACGGAGTCACCCACACAGCGGTGGTCCCGACCATGGTTTCCCGGCTGCTGGCCCTGGCCGACGACACACTGGGACCGCTTCGGGACCGGATGAAGATGCTGGGCTACGCCGGGGCGCCCATGCCGACGGAGGTCATCCGGGCCGCACATGAGCGCATCACCGCCAACCTCGTGCAGTACTACGGGCTGGTCGAGGCGATCCCGCCGGTGACCGTGCTGGACGCCGCTGACCATGCCAGAGGCCTGGCCGGCGAGCCTGACCTGCTGGCCAGCGCGGGCCGCACCGCACTCGGGGTAGAGCTGCGTGTGGTCGACTCCGCCGGTCAGTCGCTGCCGGAAGGCGAGGTCGGCGAAGTGATCACCCGTGGGGACCACGTGATGCGGGGATACTGGAACGGGTCCGGGCGTACTGATCTGGGCAAGGCCGTGGTAGACGGCTGGCTGCACACCGGTGACCTCGGGCGGATGGACAACGCCGGACGGCTGTGGCTGGTGGACCGGGTCGGCGACATGATCATCACCGGGGGTTACAACGTGTATCCGCGGGAGGTGGAAGACGTGGTCGCCGAGGTGCCGGGGGTGTCCCAGGTGGCCGTCCTCGGCGTCACCGATCCGGACTGGGGTCAGCGGGTCGTCGCGTTGTACACCGGCGAGCCCGACGTCGGCGAAGACGCCGTGATCAGCCACTGCCGGGCCCGGCTCGCGTCGTACAAGCGCCCGAAGCAGGCGATCCGAGTGGAGGCGTTCCCGCTGAACAGCACCCAGAAGATCGCGAAGAAGGTGCTGCGCGAGCGGCTGGAGCGCGGCGAGGAGGTGGCCTCATGGACCGGCTGA